CTACAGGGCCTGAGACATCTACCAGTGGTACAATCATGGACAAAGCACTTTGCCTCTCATTACCCTTAGATAATTCTCAAATGTTGTAAGTTATAAATAAATTGGTGATTTGAAATGATATTTTCACATACTAATGAAATACcacattaggaaagaaaaatcctaTCACTCAGATTGAGAGTACCAATCTACCACATAATTTTGCTAATTCAAGGACATGTGCATGCCTATAGATTACACCACACTGCCATCTTCTCCTTGAGTTTTTTATTACAGTCAATCTGTAAGATAGGTAGTACAGTTATTGTCCCTGTTGTACATATTCGGTAACTGAGGTTTAGTGAGGTTATATGACTTGTTTATGGTCACATCTGAAGTGATAAATGACAAAACTTGAAGGTCTTCTGACTTTTAGTTCAGAAATCAATGAATTACACAGAGTTTCAGAGCAACAATAAATCTGAGTTCTAGGCCTGGCTCTGATATCAAAGAGCATAAccataactataaaatgagaacaatatcCATACTAGCTACATGACAGAAGTGTTGCGAAAATCAAATCTTATGCAAAACAAAGTTTTCTATGATCATAGAGTATTAGATAAATATGTGCTATTAGTATTGATTACTCAAGGTTATAGTGTTCATATGCTGGAGAACTCTGTATATTCTCTTTAACACCACAAAATGACcctacacaaaatatttatagctgttcTTATTTGCAATATCAAAGGAATAGTAAACAACCAGAAGCCCACTgattaaagaaaagttaaatggtcTATGATTGTGGAATAGAATGGTATATTGCTACAAACTAAGAAACACTAGAGATGAACGGATACAAAATGGAACCAACAGATCCATACACAATGACTATAAGGATGTAAATTCAaagaattaaataacaaaatcaaaactgaGTGTAATAAAATCATAAGGATCAAGACTGGATCCTGAGGAGTGTTATGAACATCAACTTCCATTCCGTACTTGCAGAGATGAGGACTATGTGTGTGGAATATAATGCTAGATTCAACTGATGTAATTAATTGGTTTTGcagaattcttttttcccttttatattctCTATTACAAGAGTTGggagaaaagtagaagagaataggaaatgtaaatgatgcaaaaataaaagctatcaacaacaataataaaagagaaatatggagatcAGAAACTTTGCCTCATCACTCTAAGTTCCAGGGCTATATATCTCCACCTTAAAACATTAAGACACTTAATTAAATTAActtaattaaaacattaaaaataggcatctcaaactctgAATATGTTCAAGAGACCTCAATATCTTCTGCCTGAAAGtactttatttccaatttccCTCTGTCAAAGGCTTAGTTCTCTTTCATCAACAACAATATTTATCAAAGTTATTTAAAGACTGAAAAAGCTTTCCATCCAGTATCATAGGTGAGCAATGTTAGTCACCAGAGTAAGCAACCTTCCCTTGTTCTCTGCTCTTCATACTCCCATCCTACAGAGGTATTGCTGATTTTACCTCCACGACATTTCACATCTAGTTTCCTTCTGGACAGTGCTATAGCCATCACCCTAATTTGGTCCTCTTCGTCTAGGTTACTGCAATTGCCTCAGGTGTTTCCCATCTACAATATAGTACTGCTGCCAACACTAGATTCTCAACACACAAATTTGCATCTATCCACTCTTCTGCTCAAAGATCATGAGTAGTTTATTTAAAACAATCTGGCTTCAAGCTTTGTTTCCAAAATGACTTACCAAGATTTccatgtgtttattttgtattgctAATCCTCCCTCCTCCTGGCCCCCCCCAAGATCTTTATGAGGGCTAGCCCCCTGCCTAAAACCCTCTCTCCCCCTgacttttgtcttttggaataattatcctccccctccaaGTTCAATTCATATGATTCAGGAAGGACATCTGGCCCCCATATCATTCCTCATTCCCACTTAATAATTCACTGCAATCTCCCTGAGTAATTAATACTGTATGCCTTATTCAATATTATCTCCATTAAGAAGAAAAGCAGAGGCTATCTTGTTTTCCAATGTCTAACAGAGCAGgtactttaaatgtttgctatacTTAATTCAATACCTTCATTATAAAAACTTACCCTCCAAATTCTTAAGATGAACCCATGAGGCAGAACCTGATTTTTCTGCTTCTACAAGATTTTCAGTTGTGCTCTCATCCttatctatttcttcatctgcatttttttccatttctttatcagCATCTGTAAATTTTTCagtatcatcatcttcatctaagtccagaaaattttcttcttcatcagaTTCCTAACATAAGAAaggtttttcaaaataattttctattttaaagtttaaaactttgtggatatttaatataaaaagtcAGCAGCAATCATACAAGGTCTAAAACCCTAAAAACAATTGAGGATTTTGAAGAAACATTTCTCATAACTGCTCATTAGTAAATGAGATAAAGTATAGAATAGCAGATACAGAGCTAATATCCCAGGCAGAAAGCCATGGACTTGAGTCCCACCTATGATATATACTAGCTAAGTGACAAGCTGCATAAATTCTTAGAAGTCTCAGATAATTCCCTAGGACTATTAAGTTCCAGAGTAAGTATTATTTTGAAATGGTGGAGGGAttttcctataccaatgaaatcagagattggatccaaaaagaaaaaaaatattacctgcCACTATCTTGCAGATAgtacaactctttaaaaataggTTTTGTGTGAATAGATAAAACTACAATCTTATTTCTAGATTCTGAATCTGGAATTCATGACACTCCTGAACTCTTGGAAAATTCTTTCCAATAGAACATAAAGGTCATTTACACTGGACAGACTTCTAAACAAATCCTCTTTGTTTAGAAAATGGCaaaagacattaaaaacaaacagcaTCAAATTCCCCCACATATTCAAAGACAAACCTAAATACATTTCAGccatcagatttttttaaagcttttaaacaTACCAGATGCTCATGCAGTTGAGTTCGTAATGCTGGTTTTGCTTTAAGGATCTCAGACACAAGGTACAGAGCTCCACAGATGAATGATGGCATCTGTCCACAAGTGACTTGGAGTAGCCTCTTTACAAATGCCTTCACCCGACGTAAAACTATATCACTTTTCAGAGACTTGTAGACAAGATTAAGAAACATAGACTGCTTGGAACATAATAGCAAACCTGGGTCTAACAGCTTCCTGTAGAATGAAATGTCAATTatgtttatttacaaaatatgttaTTTAGCAAAAAATTTAGATACTGTCTAACCCCATACGATTAAAGAATGAAGTTAATTGTTTTAAGAACTGATTTCCTAACCTTACTGGTGTCCTAGACTAAGGGATCATCACTTTTATTATAATAGGTGTGGAAGAGAATGAATGATAGAAATATCAAGTTGAATGAAGGTATCAGAAAACCATAGCTGCATGAAATACTTAACTGGTCTCCAGCCTTAGCAATGTACCACTTAATGAAAACACTGAACATTGGTACAATAGAGCAAAAACTAATTGTGATGagacatatacaatcattttgaaTCCTGAATCTTTTACTCATTTAGAGTACTTCAGTAAAAACGTCAATCCTCTAAGTCTTTGCTACTATAATTCCTCTACTTCCTCTTGCATTTCACTTTCAGCCATTAACACACCATTCCTTATCCATTGTCagagaaacagggaaaaaaaaaaaagaatctgataacacaaaatgacatttttcttGTGACAAGTGCTTATTTCAAACAAGATAAGTATTTCTGAAGCCCTCAATGATCTCAGCTTAATGAATTGAAATACTGTCTTATTTCATTgatatttgttctttataataCATATGACAATGAAATGAAAAGCAGTTAAATTTCAAACTTCTTGAGTTCTTACCATGCCAGTTAGCAGTGTCACAGCTAGAAGAGATAACTCCTATTTTAACAACTTTGTGTAAGATTTTATAGTGCAAATAAACAAAATGACAGGGGACAATGGAAAGATATGAATAGCAGATTAGTCAGTTATATGCCACAAGTAAGCTAGTCAAAATTATTTCATGCTTTGACAtatgtgggcagctaggtggcccagtggatacagcactgtTCCCAGGAaggctcaaatctggcctcacttcttttatttattctggaGTAGAAtcctaaccctatttgcctcagtttcctaattctcAATTTGCCTTATGATATTtctcaaatgagctggaaaaataatggcaaatgactccaatGATAAACCActtcgccaagaaaaccccaaatgggtcacaaagagtcagacatgacaaatCCTAACAAAACTGATACATGTCTCAGTCTACCTTATCAAACCCAAAGCTATAAAAACAGAGTTAAAATTCCTTGGAAGGCCCCACAAAGTCCTCTCAGATTGGCTCTTTCTGAatgtcccattttacaaatgaggagacaaAGGTCAAACAAAAGTTCAATGACAAATCAGCCTACTATTTGGAAGAGGGAGGACTAAAAAGGTCAGACTCTCTAATTACAAATCTGATGCAGAGAGAGCacttagcttcttcatctgtaaaaataggggGATGAACTGAATTGTCTCAAAATTATATCCTGGCTCTAAACTCTGTTACATCTTACCAAGCTACAATACAAAGACTATAAGAAAAGCAAGTGCTAACTTTGCTTTTTTATATGCAATGGACTGTTTTCAagcactaaattaaaaaaaaaaaaaaaaaaaaaaaaaaaaaaaaaaaaaaaaaaaagttttttactcTATTAAATGCTAAAGTGAAAACATAAAATTCTGGAGATACTAGAGGGCAAAAATTTATGAAGTTCATGAATCCTGCTCCTTTTTCCAAGGCAAAGTCCTACAAAGAATTATAAAGTCTTCTGCCTATGATCCAGAGATTAAATCATTGCAGTACATTTACAAATAGTCAACTGAAGGTTACTTACTTGTATAAGGCTGCATAATATCGGTTTGATATTGTCTGATGAGAATCCATTACTTGAAAAAGCAACATTAGGGCTTGAACACTGGTATTAAAATTCACAAGATGTAACACTCTGAACAGTGTATCCAGctgttcttttactttttcatcACTGATTTCAGCATATGGATAAGCTCTATTTACTCCAGTTAAAAGGGCACTAAGCATTTTAGACTCAATATCATTTTTCTTGATACAAGTCcggaaaaagcaaaaataaagagtTATTAGTTTGTTAGCCAAAATACTTTCATCATGAGAAAGtactatttgatttaaaaaacaaatagaatagtATTGGGCTTTGGAGCTAATATTTGATCGATAGATTAGCCTCTCAATTTCACTACACACAACTCCTTTCATGTTCGGATGTTTATGAAGTAAAGTCTCTAATAGATGGGAGGCTTTGGTGGCTATTTTGTTTTGGGGGTCTCCAAGTTTATTTACCAGCTGTACTagaaaagctttttcttcttcaggttTATTAGAAAGAATCTCATGAGCCACTCTAAGTGCTTGAGTTTTAGTTGCAACTAAGGAGTCATGACCTAAAGTTTCTAAAACTTGCACAAACtcagctactaagtgtttgagcTGATGTTCAAAATACCACAATATCAATCGCCTATCCCTTGTATCCCTATTACCACTGGACAATTGTTCTATTTTGTTGAAAGGATGCTGGGTAAATGTTCGCAGTTTACGATTGTCTGGTAAAAGGTCTGTAATGAGCAATTCTTTAAAAGTATCTAAAGCCATCAGACTTTGCCCTTTACTACCCTTTTTTTGGATAAGATTCACAAGGGTCTCCACAAATTGTAGTGTATGGATGGCATCATCCTGAATAAGGAGGATCATGGCAGCCAGTCTGTCACCCAAGGTCCCAGATGACACTATAGCTTTCATCCATGTAGAAGAGGAGCCACCCTTCTGATTGCTTGTCTTATTCTTAAATAAGTCGATTTCATGTTGATACAGTTTCTGAGCCAAAGCTTTGTATTGGGATACAATAACTTTTGACTGAGGTTCTGAGGAATATTCATTGGTATATTCCAGATCATACCATTTCCCCCCAGTTTTGATCAGCAATGTTGGTCTAGCATAAAATTCAAAGATGTCttgttgtttatctttttttatagctGGTTTTGTACTACTATCTTCATCAATGGCTTGTGCTTGCTTCTTCAAACTTTTTTTATCCTTATTAGCtggtgcttttttgttttctgctgaagtctcttttttcttttctattttagacACTTTAGCTTCTTTATCATTGACTTTGTTTCCTACTAGCTCCTTGTCCTCTTCCAAGACCAAATTCTTTGAATAGTTGGATACACCCAGACTTTTGATAAATGCTTCTAGTTCACCCTGCTGAAGGTcatcaatcatttcttttttgcctCCATCCACAAGTTCTTCATTTTCATCCAAAGTTGCCAGCATAAGATAATCTTGctgcattaaaatataaaaaaatgtaaaaaacaaacatatcATATACTTTAAAGATCTCAAGTGAATATTAGTGATTATTAGCATGTCaaagtaactttaaaaatgatTGGAAAATCATCTAAGTTGATTCTGCAGTTGAAGACATCTGATATAACTAGTCAATCACATTGGATGGTTCTTACTCATATGTTAAAAAACCCCAGTAATTTCACTTGTCTCATTTCTGTATTCATATTCGCACATCCctaaatgatcaaaaaattgtTTGAATTTCCTATCAAAGGACTGGATTTGAATCGTAGCTCTGCTGCTAAAAAATGAATTGGGAGGATGAGTAAAGAAGTGATAGGGAATGACTCTGAAGTGCTTCAGAAGTAAGTGCTTTTATTCCtcctttacaggtgaggaaactgaggcaagtagagattttagtgacttgcccagattcacacaccTAATGTCTAAGGTTGAGgttagagttgaactcaggtcttcccaactgcAAGCACAGATAtttagccactgtgccacctaaagCCCTCTATAAAAGCAAAGCacaataccctttgatccagtagtgtctctactagATTTACAtcctaatgaaatcataaaaaggggaaaagaaccaacatgtacaaaaatatttgttacagCCCTTTTatgtagtggcaggaaactgaaaattaactggatgcccatcagttgaggaatggctgaataacttatggtctatgaatgtaatggaatatttttgttctgtataaaatgatgagcagactgatttcagaaaaagctggtAAGATTTATTCTCCAAAGCTCACCCCAACTTGACCTCCCCAAATTCAAACAGTTGCCaagtcagtatttattaagtgtttactgtatGCTCGGAGTTGTgtgtacaaagaaaggcaaaaaaggccCTCTCGGTCCTTAAGGAATAttgagacaatatgcaaacatatattcacacaagctaaatacagaataaataagaaaataaccaACAGGTTAAGATAACCACTAGTAAGAGGTACTGGGAAACTCTCTCTGTAGAAGGAGGAATTTGTGCTGTTGCCTCATGTAACTCAGAGACCCCTTAAGCTATagatgagaaaggagaatatTCCGGACACATTGACTGGAATCAAGAGACAATGTCTCATTCTGTGTGTTACTGGACTGAAGAGTCTGCAGGAAGGGCACAATGGGGGAAGGCTGGGTTAGGAGGGGCTTTCGAAGACAAACAGATCCTGGGGGTTCGGAGAAGGGTGACACGGTCAGACGTATGCTTTTAGGAAAATCGCTTGGCTGGCTAAATGGGAAGAAACTTGAGATTTCAACGCCGCTGCAATAGACCAGGCACCCGGCAAGCtctaaaaaatgtttatagaccTGACTTCGGATCATGCACGAAGCAGCAAATCGAGATTCgtattccctttccccctccccctcccgtgCTGGTCACCCACGTGGCGTCGGGAGGGGAGGGACCTGGGATCTCTAAAGTGGGACTAGACGGCGTGGTTCCACGGGGCAGGGCCCCTTCCCACACAAACACAAGTAGAACCCCGAAAGTCTTTTTGTCGGTTTATCTGGAAGTGGTAATAGAAGGAAAGTGGAAAAGACCCGAGCTTCGTGCCCGCCCCCTCCCTGCTCCGGGGCCCCCCGCCTCGGTCACCCGTCCCGCGTGGGGCTAGGCCTTCTTACTTTGGTGCCTCCGAGCCGCAGCACCTCCTCCAGGGTGAAGTCGTCCTCCTCTCCGTCTTCCCCATTATCTTCCTCATCGTCCTCaacagccgccgccgccgcctccgcctTCCCAGGCCCCCAGGGCTTCTTGGGGTGAAACTCCACGCGGGGCTTCTGAGGAGCCATGGCACTAGTCCGGCAGGACGCGCTCCCCTCAGCGTCACTTTCGCCTCCCTGCGAT
The DNA window shown above is from Sminthopsis crassicaudata isolate SCR6 chromosome 2, ASM4859323v1, whole genome shotgun sequence and carries:
- the CEBPZ gene encoding CCAAT/enhancer-binding protein zeta isoform X1; the encoded protein is MPIPESQHAPRTHRRHLRSRSRSRVVALPRFFPFRSRRSVPPPPYCSPEVALASSQGGESDAEGSASCRTSAMAPQKPRVEFHPKKPWGPGKAEAAAAAVEDDEEDNGEDGEEDDFTLEEVLRLGGTKQDYLMLATLDENEELVDGGKKEMIDDLQQGELEAFIKSLGVSNYSKNLVLEEDKELVGNKVNDKEAKVSKIEKKKETSAENKKAPANKDKKSLKKQAQAIDEDSSTKPAIKKDKQQDIFEFYARPTLLIKTGGKWYDLEYTNEYSSEPQSKVIVSQYKALAQKLYQHEIDLFKNKTSNQKGGSSSTWMKAIVSSGTLGDRLAAMILLIQDDAIHTLQFVETLVNLIQKKGSKGQSLMALDTFKELLITDLLPDNRKLRTFTQHPFNKIEQLSSGNRDTRDRRLILWYFEHQLKHLVAEFVQVLETLGHDSLVATKTQALRVAHEILSNKPEEEKAFLVQLVNKLGDPQNKIATKASHLLETLLHKHPNMKGVVCSEIERLIYRSNISSKAQYYSICFLNQIVLSHDESILANKLITLYFCFFRTCIKKNDIESKMLSALLTGVNRAYPYAEISDEKVKEQLDTLFRVLHLVNFNTSVQALMLLFQVMDSHQTISNRYYAALYKKLLDPGLLLCSKQSMFLNLVYKSLKSDIVLRRVKAFVKRLLQVTCGQMPSFICGALYLVSEILKAKPALRTQLHEHLESDEEENFLDLDEDDDTEKFTDADKEMEKNADEEIDKDESTTENLVEAEKSGSASWVHLKNLEGGKNLNTYDPLNRNPLFCGADNTSLWELRKLSEHFHPSVALFAKTILQGDYIQYSGDPLQDFTLMRFLDRFVYRNPKQHKGKENTDSVVMQPKRKHFMNNLRNLAVNSKEFLAKEESQIPVDEIFFYRYYKKVDKEKHKRQISSDDESVEDVDDEEFEKILDTFEDDNYFSAAGKDDLNFAGNVTKKTKGAKKNQGDEESDLEGSEDDDFNDLDDEEISLGSMDEEFEEIGEDGGTFMDVLDEENESIPVTELEDEVSTKVSIKKGKKKKTDDVDFAASLEGPRQKKKRSFNDSSLFVSAEEFGQLLDENVGSKFDNIGMNAMANRDNASIKQLQWEAERDDWLHGRDVKSLIRKKKNFRQKGPKIIHKKKRPRK
- the CEBPZ gene encoding CCAAT/enhancer-binding protein zeta isoform X3, whose protein sequence is MPIPESQHAPRTHRRHLRSRSRSRVVALPRFFPFRSRRSVPPPPYCSPEVALASSQGGESDAEGSASCRTSAMAPQKPRVEFHPKKPWGPGKAEAAAAAVEDDEEDNGEDGEEDDFTLEEVLRLGGTKQDYLMLATLDENEELVDGGKKEMIDDLQQGELEAFIKSLGVSNYSKNLVLEEDKELVGNKVNDKEAKVSKIEKKKETSAENKKAPANKDKKSLKKQAQAIDEDSSTKPAIKKDKQQDIFEFYARPTLLIKTGGKWYDLEYTNEYSSEPQSKVIVSQYKALAQKLYQHEIDLFKNKTSNQKGGSSSTWMKAIVSSGTLGDRLAAMILLIQDDAIHTLQFVETLVNLIQKKGSKGQSLMALDTFKELLITDLLPDNRKLRTFTQHPFNKIEQLSSGNRDTRDRRLILWYFEHQLKHLVAEFVQVLETLGHDSLVATKTQALRVAHEILSNKPEEEKAFLVQLVNKLGDPQNKIATKASHLLETLLHKHPNMKGVVCSEIERLIYRSNISSKAQYYSICFLNQIVLSHDESILANKLITLYFCFFRTCIKKNDIESKMLSALLTGVNRAYPYAEISDEKVKEQLDTLFRVLHLVNFNTSVQALMLLFQVMDSHQTISNRYYAALYKKLLDPGLLLCSKQSMFLNLVYKSLKSDIVLRRVKAFVKRLLQVTCGQMPSFICGALYLVSEILKAKPALRTQLHEHLESDEEENFLDLDEDDDTEKFTDADKEMEKNADEEIDKDESTTENLVEAEKSGSASWVHLKNLEGGKNLNTYDPLNRNPLFCGADNTSLWELRKLSEHFHPSVALFAKTILQGDYIQYSGDPLQDFTLMRFLDRFVYRNPKQHKGKENTDSVVMQPKRKHFMNNLRNLAVNSKEFLAKEESQIPVDEIFFYRYYKKVDKEKHKRQISSDDESVEDVDDEEFEKILGL
- the CEBPZ gene encoding CCAAT/enhancer-binding protein zeta isoform X2, translating into MPIPESQHAPRTHRRHLRSRSRSRVVALPRFFPFRSRRSVPPPPYCSPEVALASSQGGESDAEGSASCRTSAMAPQKPRVEFHPKKPWGPGKAEAAAAAVEDDEEDNGEDGEEDDFTLEEVLRLGGTKQDYLMLATLDENEELVDGGKKEMIDDLQQGELEAFIKSLGVSNYSKNLVLEEDKELVGNKVNDKEAKVSKIEKKKETSAENKKAPANKDKKSLKKQAQAIDEDSSTKPAIKKDKQQDIFEFYARPTLLIKTGGKWYDLEYTNEYSSEPQSKVIVSQYKALAQKLYQHEIDLFKNKTSNQKGGSSSTWMKAIVSSGTLGDRLAAMILLIQDDAIHTLQFVETLVNLIQKKGSKGQSLMALDTFKELLITDLLPDNRKLRTFTQHPFNKIEQLSSGNRDTRDRRLILWYFEHQLKHLVAEFVQVLETLGHDSLVATKTQALRVAHEILSNKPEEEKAFLVQLVNKLGDPQNKIATKASHLLETLLHKHPNMKGVVCSEIERLIYRSNISSKAQYYSICFLNQIVLSHDESILANKLITLYFCFFRTCIKKNDIESKMLSALLTGVNRAYPYAEISDEKVKEQLDTLFRVLHLVNFNTSVQALMLLFQVMDSHQTISNRYYAALYKKLLDPGLLLCSKQSMFLNLVYKSLKSDIVLRRVKAFVKRLLQVTCGQMPSFICGALYLVSEILKAKPALRTQLHEHLESDEEENFLDLDEDDDTEKFTDADKEMEKNADEEIDKDESTTENLVEAEKSGSASWVHLKNLEGGKNLNTYDPLNRNPLFCGADNTSLWELRKLSEHFHPSVALFAKTILQGDYIQYSGDPLQDFTLMRFLDRFVYRNPKQHKGKENTDSVVMQPKRKHFMNNLRNLAVNSKEFLAKEESQIPVDEIFFYRYYKKVDKEKHKRQISSDDESVEDVDDEEFEKILDTFEDDNYFSAAGKDDLNFAGNVTKKTKGAKKNQGDEESDLEGSEDDDFNDLDDEEISLGSMDEEFEEIGEDGGTFMDVLDEENESIPELEDEVSTKVSIKKGKKKKTDDVDFAASLEGPRQKKKRSFNDSSLFVSAEEFGQLLDENVGSKFDNIGMNAMANRDNASIKQLQWEAERDDWLHGRDVKSLIRKKKNFRQKGPKIIHKKKRPRK